The genomic stretch CTAACGTCCCCCCCCCTAGCCCCGGCGGTGGAGTCCCTCCGTACTTTCTCCCAGCTCCACTCCCCACGGGGGGGGGACAACGACAACCGGCCCCCCCCGGGTTCCTCCATGTCCCGGAGACCCCCGGTCCCGTGGGAGGAAGAAGAATGCCTGGAGTATTATGGGATGGTTTCCCTCCATCGGCTTTTCGAGGTGGTGGGGGCCCAGCTGACCCCCAGCGACGTGGCcgtcctctccttcctcctggaCGAAGCCCACCCGGGGACGCACCCCCTGGACCCGGCCttgtgggggggggagggcaccccctcccctctcctggAAAACTGGAACCGGCGGCGTCGCCGCCGTCGGCTCTCTTCCGGCAACTGGGAAgaagaagaacagcaacagcGAGCGCGACCGCGGAACGGCGTGGAACTCTTGCTGGAGTTGGAACGGCGAGGGTTGTGCGACGAAGGAAATTTCCGGCACCTTCTACAGCTCCTTCGCGTCCTCACCCGCCACGATCTCCTGCACTGCGTCACCCTCAAACGGCCCCGCACCggtaaacacccccccccacacacacccccaattTCTTGCCGACGGTCGTCCCGCCGCTACCGGCAATATGTTGATTTTTtgcgggggggttggggtttttttgttttggttttttttttttctttttttttttggcagtttcGCCCGAAAGATTCACCTGCGGCCCGGCCGTGGTGGGCAGCTGCCTGAATGCTGCCGCTGCCCAGCCCCGCCAGGAGCAGTGGGAGACAGGTAGGTGCCGTGGGGCACGCCGTGGGGCagcgtgggtgggtggggggcacacCGTGGGGCAGCGTGGGTTGCCGTGGGGCACGCCGTGGGGCGGCTTGAGTCGCCGTGGGGCagcgtgggtgggtggggggcaccaGGGATTGGCACGGGGCACGCCGTGGGGCagcgtgggtgggtgggggggcacCAGGGATTGGCACGGGGCACGCCGTGGGGCagcgtgggtgggtggggggcacgcCGTGGGGCagcgtgggtgggtggggggcacgcCGTGGGGCAGCGTGGGCGCTTGTGGGGCGCTgatctttgtctctctcccccccccccccgcctccacccgCCGCCTTTCCAGGATCCAGCTCTGGCAAACGGAAGCGGACGAGCCGAGGGCGGACgcggccccccctcccccgccacacccccccaccgccccccccaggacccccccgcCAAAGTCACCTGCGGTAGGTGCACCCACCCGCCCACcccgtgtgggtttttttgagcaaaacagtccttttttgctgttttccgAGCTCAAAAATATCCTCTAAGCTCCCTGAAATGAAGCGGGGCGTGCAGAGCGCCCCAAAATGGGGGTGCTGGGTCTGTCCCTTCCTTatttttggggtgtcccccccactTTTACACCACCTGCCTCGGGGGGGGGGTCGCACACACCCCACTCCATCTTGTTGTTGAGTTTTTAActgatttgtgggttttttaaaccagaaatggTTTCTTATTGCTTCTAAAAAGcgcagggaagagagaaatgtgtgggggggtcaccccaaaacctggcccccccacccccccagcacgTAATTTTCTCAAAAACCACTAAAATCtctaaaaatggggaaaaaacgtTGGTTTGCtctttaatgaagaaattaactGTTAGAGCAGCAGCCTCATGCAGTGCACAGCCacgcccccccccagctgccgTGAAGGGGGGacacccccaaaacctccctgacccccccccaaatGGGGGCCCAGCCCCCCCCCTTAGAACTTTTGAcctctctgaattttttttaagaccCCCCCCCCTCAATTTTTTAACCGTTTCTGCCACCCTTTCAGGCTGTTTCCCCCATTTTTGCcgcttttctctccccccctccctccttgaTTTCCAGGTCCCTAAAAGTTGGTGGTTAaagcgacccccccccccccccgagtgccCACCCAaggtaaccccccccccccccaactgccccagggacccccccccaaaatgtgtgGGTGCCCCCTtgaggtgtgtgtgggggctCAGCCagggtcccccagcccccccagaaAACCTGAGGGGGGGGGTTGTTCCCCCCAGGGACCCAGCCCcgcttggggaggggggtgggggggttacaCACCTTTAATAACCCCcaaaaatattggggggggggggggctgctgatGGCatgttcccctcccccagcaccccaaaaccccaccctgtgccccccccccactgtcATTTTGGGTCAAAAAAGGGGATTTTGGGGGCTGGTTTTgagcaaaaagcttttttttttttttgcccccgcCCCCAGGGAGAAGTGGGGGTGTCAGACCAGTATGgggactgggggaactgggggtgGCGGCCAAGTGTGAGGACTGGTCTTACTGGGAGTACTGGTGCCATTGGGCCTATACAGGTAATGGAAaagcggtgggggggggtgggggcccTCGTCCCAGTCCAGGAGCTGGTCTTACTGGGAGAACTGGTCCCATTGACCCTATATAAGACCCTATATAGGTAATGtaaaggttgggggggggtgcgGCTTCCTTGTCCTGGTTCAGGAACTGGGGTTACTGGGAGAACTGGTTCTATTGACCCTATACTGGTAACGTAAAGGCTATAGGGTGGGTCTGGGCGCCTCGTGCCACCTCAGGCACTGGTTTTATTGGGAGAACTGGTCTCGCTGACCCTATACAGGTAGTAAAAGGCtatggggggggggtcagggtccCTTGTCCCAGCCCGGGAACTGGTTTTACTGGGAGAACCGGTCCCTTGACTCTATCCAGGTAAGGTAAAGGCTACAGAGCGGGTGGGGGTTCCTCTTCCTGGAGCTGGTCTTACTGGGAGAACTGGTTCTATTGATCCTATACAGGTAATGTAAAGGTTATAGGGGGACGTCCGGGTCCCTTGTCCCAGCTCAGGAACTGGGGTTACTGGGAGAACTGGTCCTGCTGACCCTATACAGGTAACGTAAAGGCTATGAGGGGGGGGTCTGGGTCTCTTGTCCTAGACCAGGAACTGGTTTTACTGGGAGAACTGGTCGTACTGACCCTATACAGGTAACATAAAggttaggggggggggggggggcgggtcctTTGTCCTAGCCTGGGAAGTGGTTTTACTGGGAGAACTGGTCCTACTGGCCCTATACAGGTAATGCAAAGGCTATAGGGGGGGTTTGGGTCCCTTGTCCCAGCCCAGGAACTGGTCCTACTGGGAGAACTGGTCGCACTGACCCTCTACAGGTAACGCAAAGGCTATAGAGGGGGCGTCAGGGTCCCTTGTCCTAGCGCAGGAACTGGGGTTACTGGGAGAACTGGTCCTACTGACTATACAGGTAATGTAAAGGCTACATGGGGTGGTCGGGGTCCCTTGTCCCAGCCCAGAAACTGGTCTTACTGGGAGAACTGGTCCTGCTGACTCTATACAGGTAACGCAAAGGCTATAGAGGGGGCGTCAGGGTCCCTTGTCCTAGCGCAGGAACTGGGGTTACTGGGAGAACTGGTCCCATTGACCCTATACAGGTAACGTAAAGGCtgtaagggggtgggggggggggtccgggtcCCTCCTCCCAGCCAACGAACTGGTCTTTACTGGGAGAACCGCTCCCCTTGCCCCAACGCAGGCGGTACCAGCCCCGTTCCTCCCACCCCTCGCACTGGCCTTACTGGCCAAACCGGTCCCAGTGTCCCCCCATAGGTACCGTCagcaccccccaaacccctcccgacccccccccacgccccctcCTAACCCCCTTCCCCATATTTTGCCCCCCCCCAGACATCCGCCTGCGCGTCCGCGCCGAGTACTGCGAGCACGAGTCGGCGCTGCGTCGCAGCGTGGCCTCCAGCCGGCCCCGGGGACCCGGTCGTCAACTGGACGTTTTCGGTCAAGCCAGCGGCGTTTTAAAATCGCGAGATTTAGGTTCGATCCTCTGCGATATCAAATTTTCGGAGCTTTCCTACCTGGACGCTTTTTGGGGTGATTATCTGAACGGGTCGTTACTGGAGGCGTTAAAGGGGGTGTGGGGCGGGAGGACGTCCGGCTCCTCGTTAGCGTCGATCAGGACGATTACGAGGAAGGGCGACGCCTCCTCCTCCGCGCTGCCCAAAAAAAATAacgcgcccccccccctcccccccccccccgataaaatgggggtgaccgtg from Accipiter gentilis unplaced genomic scaffold, bAccGen1.1, whole genome shotgun sequence encodes the following:
- the DEDD2 gene encoding LOW QUALITY PROTEIN: DNA-binding death effector domain-containing protein 2 (The sequence of the model RefSeq protein was modified relative to this genomic sequence to represent the inferred CDS: inserted 1 base in 1 codon) — translated: MSRRPPVPWEEEECLEYYGMVSLHRLFEVVGAQLTPSDVAVLSFLLDEAHPGTHPLDPALWGGEGTPSPLLENWNRRRRRRRLSSGNWEEEEQQQRARPRNGVELLLELERRGLCDEGNFRHLLQLLRVLTRHDLLHCVTLKRPRTVSPERFTCGPAVVGSCLNAAAAQPRQEQWETGSSSGKRKRTSRGRTRPPLPRHTPPPPPPGPPRQSHLRRYQPRSSHPSHWPYWPNRSQCPPIDIRLRVRAEYCEHESALRRSVASSRPRGPGRQLDVFGQASGVLKSRDLGSILCDIKFSELSYLDAFWGDYLNGSLLEALKGXVGREDVRLLVSVDQDDYEEGRRLLLRAAQKK